In Mycolicibacterium lutetiense, the sequence TGGCACCGCGCCAGGCGGCATGGGCGACGGCGGTGCGCGCCACCACCAGATCGGCGCGCATTCCGTCGACGTCGAACGCCGCGCACAGCGCGGCGATACGCCGTAATTCGCTGTCGGGCAGGACCACCGACCCGATCGCGGCCCGGGCCGCGGTGATCCGGTCGGCCAACTCGGCATCGGCGGCCGCATAGCGATCGACGAAAGTCCGCGAGTCGGCCTCGAACGCCATCCGGGCTCGGATCACTTCGACGCGGACGTCGACGTCGCGTGAGGCAGCGACGTCCACGGTCAGACCGAATCGGTCCAGCAGCTGGGGGCGCAGCTCGCCTTCCTCGGGGTTCATGGTGCCGATCAGGACGAATCGGGACTCGTGTGAGTGCGAAATCCCGTCCCGCTCAACATGAACCCGGCCCATGGCGGCGGCGTCGAGCAGCACGTCGACCAGATGGTCGTGCAGCAGGTTGACCTCGTCGACGTACAGGACGCCGCCGTGAGCGCGGGCCAGCAGGCCCGGCGAGAAAGCATGCTCGCCGTCACGGAGTACCTTCTGCAGGTCCAGCGATCCGACCACCCGGTCCTCGGTCGCACCGATCGGCAGTTCCACCAGGCGGGCATCGTCGTCGACCGCGGACAACACGGCGGCCAGTCCGCGGACCGCGGTGGATTTCGCGGTCCCCTTCTCGCCGCGGATCAGCACACCACCGATCTCGGGGTGAACCGCGCACAGCAGCAGCGCCAGGCGCAGCCGGTCCTGCCCCACCAGCGCGCTGAAGGGATAGGGGTGGGTCTCCGCCGTCATCAGGAGGGCTCGCTCTCGGTCACATCAGCTCCTCGCGCAAGCGCTCGTCGGTGCGGCCCCCGGGCCGCGCCATCGGCACATGCGGGATCCCGTCATCAAGGAATTCGTCGCCGTCACGGACGAATCCGTGCCTGCCGTACATGTCGACCAGGTAGGTCTGGGCGTCGATACGGCACGGGTAGTCGCCGACCTCGGCCAAAGCGGCCTGCATGAGCCGGGTGGTGTGCCCGCTGCCCCGAGCGCTGCGTTTGGTGCACACCCGGCCGATCCGGAATGCCTTCTCGCCGCCGGCGTGCTCCTCCATCAACCGCAACGTCGAAATGACCTCACCGTCAGGGCTTTCCAACCAGAAATGGCGGGTCTCGGCGAGCAGATCCCGGCCGTCGAGCTCCGGATACGGAGTCGCCTGCTCCACGACGAACACCTCGACACGGAGCTTCAGCAGCTCGTAGAGCGTGGGTACGTCGAGGTCTTTGGCCCAGCTGCGGCGTAGTGCGACCGTCATCCGCCGGCCCCGGTCACGCAGTCACAGGTGCGTCCAGTAGGAGCGCCTTGCTACCCCACGCCCAAACTTCCTCGAACAGGCCGGGTTCATCGGACAGCTTGGCGCCGAGCGAGGGCACCATCTCCTTGAGCTTGGGCACCCAGCCCTGGTAACGATCGGCGAAGCAGCGCTCCAGCACGTCGAGCATGGCCGGCACCGCGGTGGACGCGCCGGGCGAGGCGCCGAGCAGACCGGCGATGCTGCCGTCGGCAGCCGTGAGCACGGTGGTGCCGAACTCCAGCACGCCGCCCGCGCCCTTGCGCCGGATCACCTGCACGCGCTGCCCGGCGATGTCGAGCTCCCAGTCGGAATCGACTGCGCTGGGCGCAAATTCGCGCAAGGTCTCGACCCGTGCGGCCTCACTCAGCAGCAGCTGGCCGACCAGGTAGTTGACCAGACCCACCTCGGTGAGTCCGACACCGAGCATGGACATGAGGTTGTTGGGCTTGACCGACAACGGCAGGTCGGTGAACTTGCCCTGCTTGAGGAACTTCGGCGTCCAGCCCGCGAACGGACCGAACAACAGCCACGACTTGCTGTTGATCACGCGGGTGTCCAGGTGCGGCACCGACATGGGTGGGGCACCCAGCGGCGGCAACCCGTACACCTTGGCCTGGTGGCCTGCGGTCAGCGCCTGGTTGTTGGTCCGCAGGAACGCGCCGCCGACCGGGAAACCGCCGAAACCGTTGGCCTCCGGGATACCCGCCTTCTGCAGCAGCGGCAGTGCACCACCGCCGGCACCGACGAACACGAACTTGGCATTGATCTTGCGCTTGAGGCCGGTGCGCCGATTGGTCACCTTGACGGTCCAGCTGCCGTCCGATTCCTTGTGCAGATTGCGCACCTCGTGGCCGAACAAGGTGTCCATCCCGCGCTGCGCGGTGTAACCGATCAGCTGGCGAGACAGCGCACCGAAGTCGACGTCGGTGCCGTGCTGCGACCAGTTCAGCCCGACCGGATCGGAGAAATCACGCTTGGCGGCCATGAACGGCAGCCGGCGGGCGAATTCGTCCTTGTCGTCGATGAACTCCATCGACGCGAACAACGGATTGCCGACCAGGGCCTCGCGACGGCGCCTGAGGTAGTCGACGTTGCCGGCGCCGTGCACGAAACTGACGTGTGGGATCGGGTTGAGGAAGCCGCGCACGTCGGGCAGCACGCCGTTCTCGGCCGCGTAGGCCCAGAACTGCCGCGACACCTGGAACTGCTCGTTGACGTTGATCGCCTTGGTGGTGTCGATCGAACCATCGGACAGCTCGGGGGTGTAGTTGAGCTCACACAGCGCCGAGTGCCCGGTGCCCGCGTTGTTCCAAGGATCGCTACTCTCGGCGGCCGCGCCGTCGAGCCGCTCGATCATGGTGATGGACCAGTCGGGCTCCAGCAGGCGGATCAAAGCGCCAAGGGTTGCGCTCATGATGCCGGCCCCAACCAGCACGACGTCCGTCTTCATGGTCGTACCCACGTTTGCCTCAGACACGCTGATCGATCGTCCTTTGTATTGCGCGCCCGACGCCGTCGACGGGCTTTCTGTTGTCCCAAGGTTATCGCGCGACGAATCGCAGTTGGCCAGGCATCGTAGTGCGATCCGTCACCCGTCCGGCCTCGTCAGCCCGATAATGACCGCCACCCACCCCCGGATCATTCGCGGCGTCCAGCAACTCCGCAGGTCCTCGGGTCGGCAACAGACTCCCCTCCTTCAACACGACGCCGGTTTCCGGTGCGCGGCTAGGCTGCAACCGTGACGTCACGGGAGCCCGCCTGGGAGCCGGATGTATTGCCGGGGTTCTGGCAGCAGACCATCGATGCAGGACCCGATCCCGATGGCGAAGGTGATCTGGTCGCCACGCTGGTGCGCCGTGGACCCGGGGACGCGGCAGGGCGATCCGCCCACGCCGTGCTGGCCTTGCACGGTTACACCGACTACTTCTTCCACACCGAACTGGCCGATCGATTCGCCGACCGCGGGTTCGCCTTCTATGCGCTGGACCTGCCCAAGTGCGGACGCTCGCGCCACGAGGGCCAGACCGCACATTTCACCACCGATCTGGCGCGGTACGACCACGAGCTGCAGCGGGCGCTGGAGGTGATCGCCGCCGACACCGGCGACGCTACGGTGTGCCTGTACGGGCACTCGGCCGGCGGTTTGATCCTCACCTTGTTCGCCGACCGGCTGCGGCGCAGTGGCGGTCTGTCCACTCATCATGTCGGCGGGCTGGTACTCAACAGTCCGTTCTTCGATCTGCACGGACCGGCGGTCCTGCGCACGGCGCCCACGTCGGCGGCCCTGATCGCCCTGGCGCGGCTACGGAAGCTGTCGGTGATCCGCAAACCCACCGAAGGGGGTTACGGCACCACGCTGCATCGCGACTACGGCGGTGAGTTCGACTACAACCTGGAGTGGAAACCGTTGGGCGGCTTCCCCGTCACGCTCGGCTGGATCAACGCGATCCGCCGTGGGCAGGCCCGCCTGCACCGCGGCCTCGACGTTGGCGTGCCGAATCTGATCCTGCGGTCAGACCGCAGTATCACCGAATCTTCCGATCCGGCAGCCATGCAACGCGGTGACGCGGTGCTGGATGTCAGTCAGATCGCCCGATGGTCCGGTTGTGTCGGTAACCGCACCACGGTCGCCCCGATCTCCGACGCCAAACACGATGTATTCCTGTCGATGGCCGACGCGCGGGAGGCGGCGTACCTCGAGTTGAACCAGTGGCTGGATTACTACCTCAGTCTGCACACCAGGCCGAGCACCACATCTTCCGGATAGGGACAGCGCATGGAGCACTACGACCTGACCATCATCGGTACCGGCTCGGGCAACAGCATTCTCGACGAGCGCTATGCCGGGATGAAGATCGCGATCTGTGAGCAGGGCACCTTCGGGGGCACCTGCCTGAACGTCGGCTGCATCCCCACCAAGATGTTCGTCTACGCCGCCGATGTGGCGGACACGGTGGCGGACTCCGCCCGGTTCGGGGTCGACGCGCACATCGACAAAGTGCGCTGGCCCGACATCGTCTCCCGGGTGTTCGGCCGAATCGACCCGATCGCGGCCGGCGGCGAGGATTACCGTCGCAATGATTCCCACATCACGGTGTACGCCAGCCACACCCGGTTCGGCCCCACAACCGCCGACGGCCGCTACACGCTGCGCACCGAGGACGGTGAAGAATTCAGCAGCGATCAGGTGGTGATCGCTGCGGGCTCACGTGCGTACATCCCGCCGGCCATCGTGGACTGCGGTGTCAAGTACTACACCAGCGACGACATCATGCGGATCCCCGAACTGCCCGAGCATCTGGTGATCGTGGGCGGCGGTTTCGTCTCGGCCGAGTTCGCCCACGTGTTCTCGGCGCTGGGAGTGCGGGTCACCATCGTGGTGCGTGGTGACTGCCTGCTCAGCCATTGCGACGAGACGATCTGCCACCGCTTCAGCGAACTGGCCGCCGAGAAGTGGGATCTGCGTAGGCATGAGAACGTGATCGGCTCCCATCAGGACGGCGACAAGGTCGTCCTCGAGCTCGACGACGGCAAGACCGTGAACGCCGACATGCTGCTGGTGGCCACCGGCCGGATTCCCAACGGGGATCTACTCGACGCCGAACTCGCCGGAGTCGAGGTGGACGAGGACGGCTTGGTGATCGTCGACGAGTACCAACGCACCACGGCGCGTGGCATTTTCGCGCTCGGCGATGTGTCATCGGACTATCAGCTCAAGCACGTGGCCAACCACGAGTCGCGGGTGGTCAAGGAGAACCTGCTGTGCGACTGGGACGACGTCGAGGCGATGGTGCGCAGCGACCACCGGTTCGTACCGTCGGCGGTGTTCACCGAACCGCAGATCGCCACGGTCGGACTGACCGAGGCACAGGCGCGGGAAGACGGGTACGACATCGTCACCAAGGTCCAGGCCTACGGCGACACCGCGTACGGCTGGGCCATGGAGGACACCACCGGCATCGCCAAGTTGATCGGTGATCGCGAGACCGGGAAGATCCTGGGCGCACACGTCATGGGCCATCAGGCATCCTCGATCATCCAGCCGCTGATCCAGGCGATGAGTTTCGGGCAGACCGCCGAAGAGGTTGCCCGTGGCCAGTATTGGATTCATCCGGCATTGCCCGAAGTGATCGAGAATGCGTTGTTGGGCCTGGTCGACTAGGCCCGCGCCGACCAGCGCTGCTCGATCCGGCCGAACCGCCAAATCCCCAGGGCCACACCCCAGCTCAGTGCGAAAAGGCCGACGATCGCGTAGCCGACGAACTCCAGGTCCGCCGACCCGACGAAGGCCAGAGGCCCCGCGGCGATATCGAGGCGCTCCACCAGCAGGCCGGTCAGCACGATCACACCGATCCCCAGAGCCACGATCACCGACAGCACCGTGACGGTCAGGTTGTAGTAGACCTTGCGAACCGGCTGCAGGAACGCCCAGCCGTAGGCCCGCGCCATGAAGATGCCGTCGACGCTGTCGAAGAGGCTCATGCCCGCCGCGAACAACACCGGCAGTACCAGCATGGCGTACCACGGGAGCGTGAAGGCCGCCGTCCCTGCCGCCAGCACCAGCAACGCCACCTGGCTGGCGGTGTCGAACCCCAGCCCCATCAGGAACCCCACCGGGTACAGGTGCCAGGGCTTGTTGACCCGCCGCATGACCCGGCCGAGCAACCTGGCCACGAATCCCCGGCTGTTGAGCTGCCGCTCAAGCTCCGCCTCGTCGAAATCGCCGGTACGCATCGCGCGGAAAACCTTGGCGATGCCCACTGCGGCAACCAAATTCGTCAGTCCGATCAAGATCAGGAATGTGCCGGCCACCAGCGAGCCGATCAACCCCAGCGTCTGAAGCGTCGCCGAGTTCTCGTCCTGGACCGGCCCCACGAGCGCCCGTACACCCAGCGCCAGCAGCAGCGCGAGCCCGAACACCACGCTGGAATGGCCCAGGGAGAACCAGAAGCCCGCCGACACCGACCGGGTGCCCTCACCGACCAGCTTTCGCGTGGTGTTGTCGATGACGGCGATGTGGTCGGCGTCGAATGCGTGCCGCACGCCAAGCAGATAGGCCGTGACGCCGAGGCCCACCCCGAACACGCCGGCCGAGCCCAGCGAGATGTGTTGGGGTGCAACACTGAAAATCAGTACACCCCAACCGATGACGTGGAGCACCAGCACCACTGAGGTGACCGCGGCAATCGACGTCCAGTCAGCGCGACCAAAACTGGTGGCCGGTCGGGGAGATCGGACGGTGGTCGGCGGTACACCGATGGTCATCGATCGAGCGTAAGACCAGCACTGTTATCTGTCCAGGTGAACAGATGAGAACGTCGCTTCAGCCGTGCCGCGCCCCGATCCAGTGCAGCAGATCATGCACGGTCTCGTCCTCAAGTCGGTAGTTGACCGTACGGCCGACCCGTGTGGAGGTGACCCACCCCTGCTCGCGGAGCACCCGCAACGCCTGGGAGACGGCGTTCTCCGAACGGCCCAGAGCCGCGGCCAGGTCACTCACACAGATGCCGGGTGCCCGGTGCAGGCCGAGCAGGATCTCCAGCCGGTGCGGGTCGGACAGCAGGTCGAAGCGCTGCGCCCATCCCGGGGTGTCGACATCGGCCAGGGCTGACGATGCGCGTTCGACCTGGACCTCTTTACCGTGCTGGTGCACAGATCAAATCTAGTCCAGAAAGCCGTGCAGTAGCGCCGACGAGCCCCCGACGGGGGCAGGCATGGCCGGCTACCCGGGTGTCACAGCGGCGTCACGTACGCGGAGCTGATGCCGCCGTCGACCAGGAACGTGGAACCCGTGATGAACGACGCGTCGTCGCTCGCCAGGAACGCCACCGCAGCGGCCAACTCCTCGGGCTCGGCGAAGCGGCCGACCGGGACGTGCACCAGGCGCCGCGCGGCACGCTCGGGATCCTTGGCGAACAACTCCTGCAGCAGCGGGGTGTTCACCGGGCCGGGGCACAGCGCGTTGACCCGGATACCCTGTCGCGCGTACTGCACCCCGAGCTCGCGCGACATCGCCAGCACTCCGCCCTTGGACGCGGTGTAGGAGATCTGGGAGGTCGCCGAACCCATCACCGCGACGAACGAAGCGGTGTTGATGATCGAGCCCCTGCCTGCCGGAACCATGTGCCGCAGCGCTGCCCGGCACGACAGGTACACCGATTTCAGGTTGATGTCCTGCACCTGCTGCCAGACCGGCAGCTCGGTGGTCTCGATCAGGTCGTCCTCGGGCGGCGAGATCCCGGCGTTGTTGAACGCGATGTCGACCGAGCCGAATGTCGCTGCTGCGGTGTCGAAGAGATGGTCGACGGCGTCCTGGTCGGATACGTCGACACCGACGAACAGCCCGTCGAGTTCCTCGGCGGCGGCCTCGCCCGCGGCCAGGTCGATGTCACCGACCACGATCGTGGCGCCCTCGGCCCGCAGCCGCCGCCCGGTGGCCAGGCCGATGCCACCGGCGCCTCCGGTGATGACGGCAACCTTGCCGGCCAGGCGTTGGGTCAGATCCATCTACAACTCCTCTACTGCGAAAAAGACATTCTTGGTTTCGGTGAAAGACAGCGGTGCGTCGGGTCCCAACTCGCGCCCCAGACCCGACTGCTTGAACCCGCCGAACGGCGTGTTGTAGCGCACCGAGGAATGTGAGTTGACGCTGAGATTGCCCGATTCCACCGCCCTCGACACCCGCATCGCGCGCGAGAGATTGTCGGTCCAAATCGAGCCGGACAAACCATAGGGGGTGTCGTTGGCGAGGGAGACGGCGTCGGCCTCGTCCTCGAACGGCAGCACCGTCACCACCGGACCGAAGATCTCGTCGGTCACCGTGCGGTCGGTGCGCTGCGGGGTCAACACCGTCGGCGGGAACCAGAACCCGGGCCCCTCGGGGGCCGAGCCCCGGAATGCCACCGGGGCACCGTCGGGAACATAGGACGACACCGATTCCCAGTGCGGACGCGACACCAACGGCCCCATCTCGGTCTCGCGCGCCGTGGGATCCCCGACAACCACGCCCTGGACCGCGGGTTCGAGCAACTCCATGAACCGGTCGTAGACGCTGCGCTGCACCAGAATCCGGCTGCGCGCACAGCAGTCCTGGCCCGCGTTGTCGAAAACCCCGTAAGGTGCGGTGGCCGCGGCCTTCGCCAGATCGCAGTCGTCGAACACGATATTGGCGCTCTTGCCGCCCAACTCCAGGGTGACGCGCTTGACCTGAGCCGCGGCCCCGGCCATCACCCGCGTCCCCACCGCGGTGGACCCGGTGAACACCACCTTGCGCACGCCGGGATGGGTGACGAACCGCTCCCCGACCACCGAACCCTTGCCGGGCAGCACCTGGAAGAGCCCGGCCGGCAAACCCGATTCGACGGCGAGTTCACCGAGCCGGATCGAGGTGAGCGGCGTCCATTCCGCGGGCTTGAGCAGCACAGCATTACCTGCGGCCAGTGCGGGTGCAAAACCCCAGGCGGCGATCGTCATCGGGAAGTTCCACGGGGTGATCAGCCCGACCGTGCCCAGCGGCTCGTTGAACGTGACGTCGAGGCCGCCGGCCACCGGGATCTGCTTGCCGCTCAACCGCTCCGGAGTGGCCGAGTAGAACTGCAGGACGTCGCGGACGTCCCCGGCCTCCCATTCGGCCTGGCCGATCGGATGCCCGGAATTGGCCACCTCCAGGGCGGCAAGCTCATCGATGTGGGCATCGACGACGGCGGCGAAGGCACGCAGTGCGGCGGCCCTATCGGCCGGCGCCAACCTGGCCCAGGCGCGTTGCGCCACGGCCGCGCGTGCCACCGCATCGTCGACGCCGGCCACGTCACAGAGTTGGACCGAGGTCAGCACCTCCTCGGTGGCCGGGTTGATGACCTGGCTGGACGTCATGAAATTCTTTCTGTCGCATAGGTTCTGGCGGCATCCACCACGGCGGTGAACAACCGCACGTCGTCGAGGCTTTCCTCCGGGTGCCATTGCACCCCCAGCACGAACGCTTCGCCGGACAGCGCCGGGTCGCGTTCGACGGCCTCGATCACGCCGTCGCTGTCGCGGGCGCTGACCACCAGGCCCTCACCGAGCCGGTCGATGGCCTGGTGGTGATAGCACTGCGCATCCGACGTCTCGCCGATCAGGGCGGCCAGCAACGTGTCGGGCACGGTGCGTACCGCCGATGTGCCGAACACCGCGTTGCCCTTCTGATGATGACTGTGCCCGATCACCTCGGGCAGGTGCTGGTGCAGGGTGCCGCCGAGCGCCGTGTTGAGGACCTGCGCCCCGCGGCACAC encodes:
- a CDS encoding GNAT family N-acetyltransferase, coding for MTVALRRSWAKDLDVPTLYELLKLRVEVFVVEQATPYPELDGRDLLAETRHFWLESPDGEVISTLRLMEEHAGGEKAFRIGRVCTKRSARGSGHTTRLMQAALAEVGDYPCRIDAQTYLVDMYGRHGFVRDGDEFLDDGIPHVPMARPGGRTDERLREELM
- the mqo gene encoding malate dehydrogenase (quinone), coding for MKTDVVLVGAGIMSATLGALIRLLEPDWSITMIERLDGAAAESSDPWNNAGTGHSALCELNYTPELSDGSIDTTKAINVNEQFQVSRQFWAYAAENGVLPDVRGFLNPIPHVSFVHGAGNVDYLRRRREALVGNPLFASMEFIDDKDEFARRLPFMAAKRDFSDPVGLNWSQHGTDVDFGALSRQLIGYTAQRGMDTLFGHEVRNLHKESDGSWTVKVTNRRTGLKRKINAKFVFVGAGGGALPLLQKAGIPEANGFGGFPVGGAFLRTNNQALTAGHQAKVYGLPPLGAPPMSVPHLDTRVINSKSWLLFGPFAGWTPKFLKQGKFTDLPLSVKPNNLMSMLGVGLTEVGLVNYLVGQLLLSEAARVETLREFAPSAVDSDWELDIAGQRVQVIRRKGAGGVLEFGTTVLTAADGSIAGLLGASPGASTAVPAMLDVLERCFADRYQGWVPKLKEMVPSLGAKLSDEPGLFEEVWAWGSKALLLDAPVTA
- a CDS encoding alpha/beta hydrolase, with translation MTSREPAWEPDVLPGFWQQTIDAGPDPDGEGDLVATLVRRGPGDAAGRSAHAVLALHGYTDYFFHTELADRFADRGFAFYALDLPKCGRSRHEGQTAHFTTDLARYDHELQRALEVIAADTGDATVCLYGHSAGGLILTLFADRLRRSGGLSTHHVGGLVLNSPFFDLHGPAVLRTAPTSAALIALARLRKLSVIRKPTEGGYGTTLHRDYGGEFDYNLEWKPLGGFPVTLGWINAIRRGQARLHRGLDVGVPNLILRSDRSITESSDPAAMQRGDAVLDVSQIARWSGCVGNRTTVAPISDAKHDVFLSMADAREAAYLELNQWLDYYLSLHTRPSTTSSG
- the mtr gene encoding mycothione reductase — translated: MEHYDLTIIGTGSGNSILDERYAGMKIAICEQGTFGGTCLNVGCIPTKMFVYAADVADTVADSARFGVDAHIDKVRWPDIVSRVFGRIDPIAAGGEDYRRNDSHITVYASHTRFGPTTADGRYTLRTEDGEEFSSDQVVIAAGSRAYIPPAIVDCGVKYYTSDDIMRIPELPEHLVIVGGGFVSAEFAHVFSALGVRVTIVVRGDCLLSHCDETICHRFSELAAEKWDLRRHENVIGSHQDGDKVVLELDDGKTVNADMLLVATGRIPNGDLLDAELAGVEVDEDGLVIVDEYQRTTARGIFALGDVSSDYQLKHVANHESRVVKENLLCDWDDVEAMVRSDHRFVPSAVFTEPQIATVGLTEAQAREDGYDIVTKVQAYGDTAYGWAMEDTTGIAKLIGDRETGKILGAHVMGHQASSIIQPLIQAMSFGQTAEEVARGQYWIHPALPEVIENALLGLVD
- the nicT gene encoding Nickel transporter NicT — its product is MTIGVPPTTVRSPRPATSFGRADWTSIAAVTSVVLVLHVIGWGVLIFSVAPQHISLGSAGVFGVGLGVTAYLLGVRHAFDADHIAVIDNTTRKLVGEGTRSVSAGFWFSLGHSSVVFGLALLLALGVRALVGPVQDENSATLQTLGLIGSLVAGTFLILIGLTNLVAAVGIAKVFRAMRTGDFDEAELERQLNSRGFVARLLGRVMRRVNKPWHLYPVGFLMGLGFDTASQVALLVLAAGTAAFTLPWYAMLVLPVLFAAGMSLFDSVDGIFMARAYGWAFLQPVRKVYYNLTVTVLSVIVALGIGVIVLTGLLVERLDIAAGPLAFVGSADLEFVGYAIVGLFALSWGVALGIWRFGRIEQRWSARA
- a CDS encoding ArsR/SmtB family transcription factor, coding for MHQHGKEVQVERASSALADVDTPGWAQRFDLLSDPHRLEILLGLHRAPGICVSDLAAALGRSENAVSQALRVLREQGWVTSTRVGRTVNYRLEDETVHDLLHWIGARHG
- a CDS encoding 3-oxoacyl-ACP reductase is translated as MDLTQRLAGKVAVITGGAGGIGLATGRRLRAEGATIVVGDIDLAAGEAAAEELDGLFVGVDVSDQDAVDHLFDTAAATFGSVDIAFNNAGISPPEDDLIETTELPVWQQVQDINLKSVYLSCRAALRHMVPAGRGSIINTASFVAVMGSATSQISYTASKGGVLAMSRELGVQYARQGIRVNALCPGPVNTPLLQELFAKDPERAARRLVHVPVGRFAEPEELAAAVAFLASDDASFITGSTFLVDGGISSAYVTPL
- a CDS encoding aldehyde dehydrogenase family protein, whose amino-acid sequence is MTSSQVINPATEEVLTSVQLCDVAGVDDAVARAAVAQRAWARLAPADRAAALRAFAAVVDAHIDELAALEVANSGHPIGQAEWEAGDVRDVLQFYSATPERLSGKQIPVAGGLDVTFNEPLGTVGLITPWNFPMTIAAWGFAPALAAGNAVLLKPAEWTPLTSIRLGELAVESGLPAGLFQVLPGKGSVVGERFVTHPGVRKVVFTGSTAVGTRVMAGAAAQVKRVTLELGGKSANIVFDDCDLAKAAATAPYGVFDNAGQDCCARSRILVQRSVYDRFMELLEPAVQGVVVGDPTARETEMGPLVSRPHWESVSSYVPDGAPVAFRGSAPEGPGFWFPPTVLTPQRTDRTVTDEIFGPVVTVLPFEDEADAVSLANDTPYGLSGSIWTDNLSRAMRVSRAVESGNLSVNSHSSVRYNTPFGGFKQSGLGRELGPDAPLSFTETKNVFFAVEEL
- a CDS encoding gamma-glutamyl-gamma-aminobutyrate hydrolase family protein, which codes for MTTYLQQAQTGVWDVPASFLPQVYFEGVTRAGGIALLLPPQPVDREIADRVLDRVDGLVITGGPDVDPARYGQQPHSATNEPPTERDAWEFVLLEAALRRGIPVLGVCRGAQVLNTALGGTLHQHLPEVIGHSHHQKGNAVFGTSAVRTVPDTLLAALIGETSDAQCYHHQAIDRLGEGLVVSARDSDGVIEAVERDPALSGEAFVLGVQWHPEESLDDVRLFTAVVDAARTYATERIS